One Bombus affinis isolate iyBomAffi1 chromosome 10, iyBomAffi1.2, whole genome shotgun sequence genomic window, attctataaaaaatatactttaATAATTTAAGTATATGAAATTTTTGTTGCATTTTGTAGGCTGTGATCAAAAAAGAATTACCTATAATGTCTATaaacttttaatttaaatataaagtacttacgattaaaataaaaaaaataaagaaaaatttttttgaaaatcCATTATACCATCAATTTTTGTACTGATAACcaagtaaaatatttatattaatatttctaaaGTAGTTGTAAGATTCGTTTCATTAATTCATAAATTATCTTATACTAAAAATATTTCCCAAATTTAAGCGAAATATAATGTATTAAGGAACACCAGTTTTATATTTTTGGTTAATTTGAGGAACACCAGAGTTATACCTCGTGTATTTTCCTGTTATCGGTAGATGTAACCTCAATATCataacaaatattaaataatggAAGGAAGTCGAAAATCTCGTGTTATTCTTGAAGAACATGGTATACCGAATGTAAGGCTCTACAAtacacatatgtacatatatatatatatatttgtgatAATTCAAACTagcaattattaataataattttatctttTAGGCTTCTGAATATACTAATTATCAACCACAACAAGATTGGAACTTgcataattttaaaaaagtattttttatcctgaacaaaaaatatattaattttaatacttataaaatttttacttactatactaatttatatttttaggaaTTCAAAATACAAGTGATAAGAGAGTCTGAAGATGAACGAGAGTTAGAGTTTGATTTAATAGGTTATCCTGTTGGGTTTGCTAATGCATTTCGTAGAGTCCTTTTAAGTGAAGTACCAACTATGGCTATAGAAAAGGTTTATATTGTAAATAACACAAGTTTAATTCAAGATGAAGTTCTAGCTCACAGGtacttatttatatttaaagtgtatattattttttcattcaaaaacaataaatttatatatatgtatgttgatATTAAAGATTGGGTTTAATACCACTTCAAGCTGATCCAAGATTATTTGAGTATCCTTCATCCACTATTAAAGATGAAGATGAAGTTAGTGATCAAGATACTCTAAGATATGAACTTAAAGTATCATGTACTTGGAATCCCCAAGCACCTAAAGATTCTCGAAGAACAAATGATATGTATAGAAATAGCAATGgtacataaatatttaatatagttAAAAGAAAGTTATACAAAtgtaagaagaaaaataattgtGTTTTTAGTGTATAGTAAAGATATTAAATGGGTTCCCATTGGTCGTCAAGCAGAAATTTATCCTCGAGGAGCAGAGCAATTAGGTGTTCTAGAAGatgatattttaatatgtaaaatGCGCCCTGGTCAAGAAATTCATGTTTTTATGCATGCAGTGAAAGGAATTGGGAAAGACCATGCTAAATTTTCTCCTGTAGGTAGGTTGAATATTAATATTGAAgtcattaaattttataatattaatgtaaCTGAATTTGTTTCAATAAGTTTTACTTGTAATACTTTcgagattattttttatttagctACTGCATCATATAGATTATTACCAGATATACAATTAGTAAAATCTGTCAGAGGAGAAATGGCAGATCGTTTAAAAAGCTGTTTTAGTATTGGTGTTATAGAAGTAATTGAAACTAAACCAGGTGATCCAGAATCACGTGAAGCAAAGGTTAAAAATCCTCGCTATGATAGCTGTTCTAGAAATGTGTTTCAACATGAAGACCTCAAAGGATATGTACGGTTAAGTAGAGTACGAAATCATATTATTTGTAAGTTTAAAtacttattttaaaaaatttgtcaTTTAAAGATTATGCACATGTTGATATattaattatgtatatttttctttctatagTTACCATTGAATCAGTGGGAACATTACCACCATCTGTATTATTTGTAGAAGCAACTAAGATACTTAAGGGAAAGTGTAAAATGTTTTTGGAAGAACTGGAAAACATTGAAAAATAGCTAGAAGTATTAAGATTTTAGTAAtgacaataaaaaatattttaactttttgAATTTAGTTAATtcattaaaattcaattttataaaaaatgtaatgtacaatatatttaataaatatatgaaaaagaTATTGTAAATACTATGTATAAGATCTACAAATATCTTGACACTATTATATAAATTAGTTCCAATTATtgattttcttcaatttttatgattatgaaaattgtatatatataaacatatatttgtGATAGTTTTGATTTTAAAAACATCATATGTTGAATTCAGATTATCCAGATATGATAATTCTCTTCAATGATTCATTGATATTTGAGGTTATTTGTTGACTCTAATTTAACGTTgttaataatacatatatatataatttgtgAATAGAACATATTATTTCAAAAGTTATAaataatcaaaatttaattttctatttatggggattaatttactaataataaatgtaaaagtAAAGAATCATgtatagatatgtatatatatatccattATTTAGTGGacttataaaaaatattgaaaataatcttAAGAATGTGATCAGTAAGCTATATATTGATCGAATTTTATCTTATCTATATTAAGTGTATCGTTTTATATTATGATAAAATGAAACTCGGTTGGAATGTAGGCGGTACGGAATATTGTTAATTCACTTCCATGTTTATTGCGATGTGACACCACAGATTTCTTGTCTGGTTTAAAATTGTTATATCACGAGCAAGATTTATTCTGCACCATCGTTCTAATTTCTACCTTTAGAATTACGGATAATGGGACTAGGAATTTTTCGATGGAAGATATTATTGATTGCTATATCTGTTTTACTTCTTTGGCAATCCTCGAAAGTATGGTTGAATCTAACTCAAGAGAAATATGGCATAGAAGGTAAAAATCCATATGTCTATGAACAAATGTCATGCAAAatggaataatttaatttttcaagattatatttatttctgatttgtatattaaaattattcgttatttctttaatacttttatttaaaattaaatgatTTAATAACTTTTCCAATtataagaatattgtataaaaatgcattttatttacattaaatagatagatagataataTCTTTATTgcttttcttatggattctgCTTCTTTGGTTTGTTTTGATGACAATCCCTATCTTCTAgtcattattatattacatatcacatatttatattaaataagtaaaaaatataaatgtgcAAAAATTTGTAGTAAGTCCAAAAtcagaaattttatcaaaatttgtatttttgttttctgtatgtaaaatgtaaatgtaaaaatTATCTGTTATATCAACACATATATtagataaaatttttattttcgtgTCAATggcttatataaaaattttaatttattattatgtaattttCTCGATTTTCTTGGGTATCTGCTAAGTTTTCTATAGCGCAGCTTCAGGACAACCAGCTAATAAATGACGAGAGTAATCAAAAGGTTCACATAACTGTGTATTACGAAGCACTATGTCCAGATTCACGCAGCTTTTTCATAAAACAATTATTACCAATGTACTACAAAATTCCAAATAACGTACAGTTGGAATTTATACCATATGGGAAAGCTACGGTAGGATATTTTATAAAGAGAAAAAATGATTTAAGAACAGTATGTTTCCTCAATACATACAAAATGTAACAtattaattttgattttcatgtATGTGTTTATTATTCTACATATAGTAATACAGTAGATAGTATACACAGTAAAATATTTGTATCCTATAATACTGTATAAtctcttttttaaatatgtattaacGTTACTTCTTACATGTAACGTATGTATAATGAGATATATTTTCATAAAGAATAACATGaaacaatataaaattaaaacaatGACTAATTATTGGTAAACTAAAGTATTATCTTATTTTTGACTTTAGTAACAATTAACATTAAATTACTAGAAAATATCTTGCTTATCTTAATACTTAATATTTAACTATTTTTTGGTTGGAAATATTTGATTAAtctagaaataaatgaaaataagtaTGAACTTTTAAAGTCTAAGCTTATTTGAGTTTACAAAATTCTTACAGACTGTGAAAACAGAAAATGGGTATGAATTTATGTGCCAACATGGACCCATTGAATGTGGAGCAAATATCATTCATGCATGTTCCATAGATATCCTGAAGAATACTTCCATTCAGTTAGAGTATCTATCTTGTATGATTAAAAACAACATAGTGCCAGTAAATATCATGGAAATTTGTGCAAAAAAAATGAACATAGATTATAATCCTATCTTTAAGTGCTTTATTGGAGATAAGGGCAAAGAACTTTTGGCTAAATATGGGGAATTAACAAATGCTTTAACACCACAAATTTCCTTCATACCAACTGTTGTATTAAATGAGGTAAGTTTTTTAAGTCAAGAAATTTTAAAACACAAAATAATATATTCAGATCaatgtaaattattaaaaatgtttgtTCCTATGTATATCATAATAAATATGGATTTACAGAATTCTGAGAATCAGGCaaggatattaaaaaatttactaCATGAAGTGTGCCTACAATTTAAAATTATGCCAGAAGGTTGTATATTGTAAAGATACATCAAGTATTTATAAAACATACTTCCCTGACAGATTTGCATgaaatacaatattttttacataaatatttatgtatctAATGAATGTTAAAATCTAAACAAAAAATAAGaataagaaatgaaattaaaaatgtaaaaattcaaTTAAGTGAGTCAAAGAAGggcatatattatgtataagtacatatataatacTTCGTAgaactatttaaaaaatttttttaactttatttattttaagataTTGAAATTTCCGTATTGTTACTATCTAGTATGTAACATATAGTAGCATTATTGTTTGaaaattccaaataaaaaaatctAGGTCATTAGCCCCTAAATTACACTTATTTTGTGACTGATAGTAAACTAAAATATTTGTTGTATTATTTCTATtagtgatatatatatatatatatttgtgtgtgtatatatatataaatatatttcaaatttgttcaTGATGTAATATTACTTTAACTTAAAATTCTTTGTCATTATATAAAATGTTAATATTAGTACTTGATTGCTCGGTTATGATGCATTTTACGTTtggatttataaataaattgaataaattaaGAGTTACATATAATACAGTGGTGATATACTTAAAAAAAATCTGTTTTGGTAAACTAAAAAACTTGCTATTCTCATATTAAAAGAAACAAGAGTTAATCAGTACTTTAATGTATGGGAACAATTTATTAACTTAATATCAACACTTTATACAAACTGTGTCGCTTCGTCATGCACGATAAGTGAAATATGCCTTTGATATGGCGGAAAATATCTCacataaaatagaaattatgaATGTACAATCTCAAATACAGGAGAAAAAAACGTATAgcgaatattttttctttagcCGAATGAATAAATACATTTAttggaattatttttcaaagataAACATCAAAAATAAATAACTTCTTATTCACGTTACGACGGAGTTTCATAAATAtcgcattttaatattttatatagtttCGGACAAAAGATTGAGAACAAGAGTGACTGAAGTAGAATCTCCACTATTTTATTTGCGAGGAATAAATGTTTCGGGAAACGATCCTTGAAGAAAACGAGAATATGATTCTGTAATAGATCTCAAGCTTTAGTTATTCTTGAGATACAATACTGACttgctttttcttttcatttttaaaacTTAATATCGGTTCTTAGCGCCCGCTGTAAAgaactttcataaaattatagACTATGTATAACTTGCGAcacgaatataaaattaatattaaatattggaaTATATTCTTTTAACTTAGACTTAAACACTAACCGTCAATGATCGATGAAACGAGCAATAACTTGTTTAAGCATTTAAATAGGGATGTTCTTTGAGTAACTTCTATATCACCATTTACAAAAGGATTTTGTCGCGAttcctctttcctttttttgcaCCTTTACAAAGTGAGAACATTTTCGCCGTAAATCACTAAATTTTAACTTTATGTTCACAATAACGATAACAACTATCAGAACGATCGCAAGTGAAGTAAAATAGTTTTAAGAGCTCTCCTTTTGCGATTCGTATGCCTTAATATCTCTATAAAAGGC contains:
- the LOC126921253 gene encoding DNA-directed RNA polymerases I and III subunit RPAC1 is translated as MEGSRKSRVILEEHGIPNASEYTNYQPQQDWNLHNFKKEFKIQVIRESEDERELEFDLIGYPVGFANAFRRVLLSEVPTMAIEKVYIVNNTSLIQDEVLAHRLGLIPLQADPRLFEYPSSTIKDEDEVSDQDTLRYELKVSCTWNPQAPKDSRRTNDMYRNSNVYSKDIKWVPIGRQAEIYPRGAEQLGVLEDDILICKMRPGQEIHVFMHAVKGIGKDHAKFSPVATASYRLLPDIQLVKSVRGEMADRLKSCFSIGVIEVIETKPGDPESREAKVKNPRYDSCSRNVFQHEDLKGYVRLSRVRNHIIFTIESVGTLPPSVLFVEATKILKGKCKMFLEELENIEK
- the LOC126921261 gene encoding gamma-interferon-inducible lysosomal thiol reductase-like, translated to MGLGIFRWKILLIAISVLLLWQSSKVWLNLTQEKYGIEAQLQDNQLINDESNQKVHITVYYEALCPDSRSFFIKQLLPMYYKIPNNVQLEFIPYGKATTVKTENGYEFMCQHGPIECGANIIHACSIDILKNTSIQLEYLSCMIKNNIVPVNIMEICAKKMNIDYNPIFKCFIGDKGKELLAKYGELTNALTPQISFIPTVVLNENSENQARILKNLLHEVCLQFKIMPEGCIL